The genomic window GCATTCACACCAGATGCTTTTAAATAAAGGTAACCACATAAAACTATTAGATAAGTTCCTCGGAGATGATTCCCAGGAGATCAGGTCTAAGCTAGAAGAGACAGTTGACAGACACGGAAAAATAAACAGAAAAATTTCAGAAATTGAAGAGATAAAAAAAGAGATACAAGAGAAGAAAGACTTTTATGAATTTCAGCTGAGTGAGATAAACTCTCTATCCATGAATCCAGGAGAGGACGAAGAACTAGAAGATGAGTATAAGAAACTTTTTAATTCTGGTAAAATAAAAGAAAACCTCATAAACTCCTACACCCTCTTAAAGGATGGAGAGCACAATGCTATGTCCTTTATCTATAACTCTAAAAAGTTCCTGGAATCTGTTTCCAAATACGGGAAAGAGTTTGAAGAAGCACAGGAAAAGTTAGAAAAAATATATTATGACCTAGAAGATGTAGTCTATATAATAGAGAATCTAGAAGAAGATACAGACACCGATGAGTTTAGGCTGAATGAACTTGTAGACAGGTTGGACAAGATAAATTCTTTGAAAAAAAAGTATGGATTTACGATAGAAGAGATCCTAGACTATGGAGATGATCTTCAGAAAAAACTTGATACTCTCCATGAGAGTAACTTTGAAGAGAAAAAGCTCATAAAAGAGCGGAATGAATTGGCTGCAGTGTATGATGAATATGCTAGAAAACTAAGTGAGTCCAGAAAAGAAAGTGCCTCACTTATAGAAAGCAGAATGGAGAATGAGCTGAAATACCTGAACATGAAGGACAGTACGTTTGAAATATCCTTCGGAAGTATAGAAGGGATGGGAAGAAACGGTTCTGATCAGGTGGAGTTTCTCATCACCACCAACAAGGGGCAAAGCCCAAAACCTCTCTCTAAAATAGCATCAGGAGGGGAAGTAAGCCGTATAATGCTGGCATTGAAATCTATATTCTCAGTGGTGGATAATGTTCCTATCCTTGTGTTTGATGAGATAGATACAGGTGTAGGGGGAGAAACTGTGAGGAAAATTGCCAGTAAGCTGAAAGATATTGGTGGAAATTCACAGGTAGTGTGTATAACCCACTCTCCTGCAATAGCGTCTAAGGCCAGCCAGCAGTTTTACATAGAGAAAAAAACTCTCGAGGAGAAGACCGTAACCACTGTAAGGGAGCTCGATTATCAAGGGCGTATAGAGGAGATAGGAAGAATGCTGGCAGGAGAAAACATAACAGAGGCAGTTTTAAAGCACGCCAAAGAAATTTTAGATGAAATTTAGGTGGTCATTATGAGGGAGCTATTAACAGAATTTATAGAGTTCATAAAGGAAAAAAAAGGATTTTCTGAGAGCAGTATAGAGGCTTACAAAAAGGACCTCGAGGATTTTACGGTTTTTTTGATGGGAAAAGACTATATATCGGTAGAGGATTTTGATGTGATGTCCTTTATAGAGAACATGAAAAAAGAGTATTCTGAAAATAGTATTTACAGAAAACTTGTTTCCCTAAGGGCATTTTATAAGTATTTGTATAAAAAAGGTCTTGTTGAAAAAATACCAACAGAAGGGCTGAAACCTGTGAAGCCAACGATACAAATGCCTGAAACCTTAGAGTGGGAAGAGGTAAAGAGGATAATGGACCAGTGTGGAAATCATGCTAAGGGTAAAAGAGATAAATTGGTCATAGAACTACTCCTTCAGAGCGGTCTGCTCATATCAGAGGTTTTGGAAATAAAAATAAGTGACCTTCAGGCAACTGACTATAAGAAGATAAAGTATGTAAAGAACAACAGGCTTCATTTTGTAGAGATGGGATCTGAGCTTTCTGAAAAAATCAGGTCATTTGTTGAGGAAGATGGTAAAGAGCTTATAAAAGATGGTTATGACTTCCTTTTTTATGGAGTTACCAGACAGAATTTCGGTGCGAGATTTAAGAAATATGGTCAAAAGGCCGGGATAGATCAAAATGTATATCCAAATATGCTGAGAAATACCCTTGCAAAAAAATACCTAGATAGCGGAATAGATGAGGTCAAAGATAAAATGCACCTCGAAAAGCTAGAGGGAACCGGGGTGTACATCACAAGAAATCTAGATAAAATAAGAGAACTGTATATGGAAATCGCAATAGGCGATAAATAGGAAGGAATGATATATGAAATCTGGATTTATAGCAGTAGTAGGAAGACCCAATGTAGGTAAGTCTACATTGACGAATAAACTGGTGAACGAAAAAGTAGCCATAGTATCTGATAAGGCTGGGACAACGAGGGACTCCATAAAGGGGATATTAAACCATGGTGGAAATCAGTATATATTTATTGATACCCCGGGAATACATAAGCCTAAGCATCTTCTAGGGGAGCATATGACCAATGTGGCTGTGAGATCCCTAAGAGAAGTAGAGGTTATAATGTTTGTCCTAGACGGAAGTCAGGAGATAAGCACAGGGGATAAATATGTAATGGACAGAATCCTAGAAGCTGAGAAAACTCCAAGGGTACTTATTATCAATAAAATTGATAAAATGAATGATGAAGAGATAAAATCGAAAAAGGCTGAGATAGAGGAAAAACTCGGGACCTTTGATAAGATAGTAGAGCTTTCTGCAGAGTATTCAATAGGGATGTACAAGGTCATAGAGGCTATAGATCCTTTTCTAGAAGAGGGAGTAATGTATTATCCCGAGGATATGTACACCGATATGCCGACTTATAAGGTTATATGTGAGATAGTTAGGGAAAAAATACTGACTAGAACAAGGGATGAGATACCTCACTCAATAGCAATAGAGATAACAAATGTAGAGAGAAGACCGAATGGGAAAGATAAATATGACATAAATATCTATGTAGAGAGAAACTCTCAAAAGGGAATAATAATAGGAAACAGGGGAGAGATGCTAAAAGAGGTGGGGACAGAAGCTAGAAAAGATATAGAAGAGCTTCTAGGGAAAAAGATCTATCTCAATCTCTGGGTAAAAGTGAAAGAAAAATGGAGAAAGAAAAAGCCTTTCCTTAAAGAGATGGGTTATTATATAGACGAGGAATAAAATAGGGGGTCGCAGTCATGAAATACAGAGCCGTGGTGCTAGACGTGGACGGGACACTTCTTAATTCGAAGCTTGAAATAGAGCTGGAAACATTGGAAGTATTGAAAAAGTTCAGAAGTATAGGGGGTAAGGTTTATTTAGCTACAGGAAGAACCTATCTTTCCGTGAAACCTTATTATGATATACTTGGTTTAGATACGCCTGTCATAGCTTACAACGGTGCTAAGGTTGTTTCTAATTTTGGGGAAACTATCCTTGAGTATCCTATAGAGGGAGATTTAGTAAAATATTTCATTGATCTCTCTAGAAGGACTGAAACTCATCTAAACCTTTATCAAAATGAAAAATGGCTTGTTGAAGATCCTTTTAACAATGAAAGTGAAATTTACGAGGGGATATCTGGATTAAGTCCCGAAGAGTCTGATTTTGAAAACCTAGAAGAATATTTTTCAAACAAGGCTTTATTTATAGCCGAAAAGGAAAAATTAGATAAACTCAAGGAAGAGATAATAATAGATTTAGACAACAGGGTGCACGTGACAGCCTCAAAACCTTTTTTTCTTGAAGTTATGAAAAAAGGGGTCAATAAGGGCGAAACCCTAAAAAAAATAATGGAGTCAGAGGGATTGGATCTAGAGGAAGTCATTGCCTTTGGAGACGGATTAAATGATTTAGAAATGATAAGAGCAGCCGGTCTTGGAGTGGCTATGGGAAATTCCTATGAGGAGCTTAAGGAGGCTGCTGATCTTATTACTGTAGATAATGATTCTAACGGAATAGCACAAGTGATGACAGATCTTTTTAATAAAAGAAGTCTTGTAGGTTTATAAAAAAATAAAAATGAGCGGTGTAGATAATTCTAAACTGCTCATTTTTATTTTACTAGAAGCTTTTGAAGTTTGTAAAAAAACATATTTTTTGATATAATGTAGTCTAGCCAAAATCATAGAAAGGAAGTTTTATGTTTGAGAAGTTAAAAGGAAATATAGAAAGAAAAAAAAACGGCATAAAAGTAGAAAAGGTATATTTTAAACTTTCCTTTGATGAAAAAGGAGCTTATGTAGATACAGTAGATGAAGACGGGGAAATACTTTGTGAAGTTGAATCCCTGCAATATGACAGGAATACTAGAGAGGTCCTGAAAAGCATTGATCATATAAGGGAAAACAGTTTGTTTTTAATATCATGGGACAGTTGCGGAGAGAGGGTATACCTCAGTGAGCATCCTCACCTTATTGAACTTCTGAAAAAGAGCAGATATTTCGTAGATGAAAATTTTGAAAATATAGAGTGGAGCCATGAAGAGAGTAACTTAACTTTAAAGATAGAAAGCCCGGAGGAGGAAAGTAAAAAACTTAATTCTTTCTTACTTCTGAAGGGGAAATATAAAGATTTTAAGTTTATAAACGAAAAAACAGTCATCCATAAGAGGAAGATATATAATATAGCCGATATAGGGGAAAGTTTTGTAAGTGCTATGGAGGTAAATTCCCAGTTTCCTAAGGGTGATATTGAAAACTTTCTTACGGTTACTATGTCTTATTTTGACAACCTAGAGATAGATTATCAAGACTATACAGTAGGAATAGGAGAAGAGAAAAAACTCCAGCCACAGATAATAATAGAGAAAATATCTAGGGACAACAGTCTCTATCTCAAGGTGGGGATGACTGTCTCTACCATGAATTATGATTTTTTGAGTGAGTACAATATAAATACTGTTGCCATCGTAAATCATATGGAGAAAAAAATACTTCTTTGTGATATAGAGCTGAGGAATATAGGGGAAGCTATAGAGGAAGTAGTAAAGGTCCTGACAAAGCATCAGAGGAAGCTTAAGCTAAGAGAGGGGTATTACCTAGATGGAAATCTCATAATAATGCAGGAAAAACTTGCCAAGGAATTTGTGACCAAAGAACTTTTGCAGATGGTGGGTAAATACAAAATAGTAGGTACCGATAAACTTAAAAAATATAGAATAAGGACCGTGAAGCCAAAACTAGTGGCCAATCTCCAACATTCCATAGATTTCCTTGAAGGGGATGTAGAGTTAGAGATTGAGGGGGAAAAATTTACAATATTTGATGTTTTAAAGGCTTATAAAAAAGATTCTTATATAGTCTTAAGTGATGGAACCAACGCCCTTATAAATAAAAAATATATCGAAAAATTAGAGAGGATTTTTAAGAGGAAGGACGAAAAAGCTAAGGTTTCTTTTTTTGATCTTCCTCTAGTGGAGGAGCTTATAGAGGATAAACTTTTTTCAGGAGAGATGAAAAAAAGTAAAGAACTTTTTATGGGGTTTAATAACATAAAGGATTATCCTGTACCTGTACCTCCAATAAAAGCAATCTTGAGAGAGTATCAGGATTATGGGTACAGATGGCTGAGCTATCTTGTGGACAATAAGATAGGAGGATGTCTTGCTGATGATATGGGTCTTGGTAAAACACTTCAGGCAATAGCGCTTCTTTCTAGAATATATGAAAATCCAATAAAACCAAGTCTTGTAGCTATGCCTAAAAGTCTTATTTATAACTGGGAAAATGAGATAAAAAAGTTTAATCCCAATCTAAATGTAAAAATATACTATGGAAACAACAGAGATGTCAACGATATCAAAGAATCACAAATAATACTTACAACCTATGGGACAGTTAGAAATGATATAAAGATATTAAAAGAGATGGAGTTTGAAATGGTAATTCTAGATGAGTCTCAAAATATAAAGAACATAAATTCCCAGACAACCAAGGCAGTTATGCTTCTTAATTCTGCAAACAGGATAGCTCTTTCTGGGACCCCTGTAGAAAACAATCTCGGAGAGCTGTACTCGCTTTTCAGATTTTTAAACCCTACTATGTTTGGGAGTATAGATGAGTTTAACTCTTTTTACGCCAATCCCATACAGAGAGACAACGATATGGAGGTCGTAGAAGAGCTTAAGAAGAAAATATACCCGTTTATACTGAGAAGAACTAAAAAAGAGGTCCTAAAAGACCTTCCTGATAAAATAGAAAAAGTACATTTTGTAGAGATGAATGAAGAGCAAAAGAAGATCTATGATGAAAGAAGACTTTTTTATTATGATCTTATACACAATCAGATAAAAGAGCACGGTATAGGGAAGAGCCAGATATTCATTTTACAGGCTCTGAATGAACTCAGGCAGCTTGCAAGCTGTCCAGAGATGAAAACTGAGGGGCTTGTATCATCTACAAAAAGAGAGGTTCTTATAGAGAGTATAAGAGAGGCTGTGGATAACGGGCATAAAATACTCGTGTTTACAAATTTTATAAGATCAATAGAAAATATATGTGAAGACCTTGAAAAACATAATATAGAGCATCTCTATATGACTGGAGCCACAAAGGACAGACAGTCTTTGGTGGAGAAATTCCAGAGTAATAAAAAATGCAAAGTTTTTGTAATGACTCTGAAAACAGGAGGAGTTGGTTTAAACTTAACAGCAGCAGATACAATATTTATATATGACCCTTGGTGGAATAAGACGGCGGAAGATCAGGCTGTGGATAGGTCTCACAGAATGGGTCAGGACAGAACCGTATTCTCTTATAAACTAATAACCAAAGGAACCATAGAAGAAAAAATACTGAAGCTGCAGGAGGAGAAAAGCCGACTTTTTGAAAAGCTAATATCTAGTGACAGTGCCTCAGTAAAATCTCTTACTGAAAAGGATATTGAATATATCCTGAGTGAGTAGGGGAAATCATGTTATTTTGTTATATTTTGAATGAAAACTTTAAGCAAGTTTGAAATTCTGTGATGGGAGATAAACTATGGCTATAAGCAAAGAAAAATTTATGCACGCAATAAACGAGTTTTATTCTCAGGAAACACTTTTTAAACTTTATAATAGGTACTTTATAGATTGGATTGCAGAAGGCTATATAGGAAGCAGTCTGGGATTATTCGAAATATCATTGATATCTGAAAATTCAAACAAGCAGACTTTTTTGGATCTAATGGAGCAGGCATTTACAAAGGAAGAAGTCTTTACAAAAATAATGGCTACCCTCAATGATGATGTAAGGGAGATTTTTGAATATATAGCCTGGAACGGGAAATATCCAGTTGAAAATAAAGATAATTACACTGTGTCTGAAGAGGGATATAATATTTTTAAAGAGCTTAAGGATGAATACCTTTTTTTTCGATATGCAGAGGACGGTAAAAAGAACGGATATCTGTATATAAATAATGATATAGTTAGAATGATAAGGAAGGTTCTTCCTAAACCAAAGGATTACTATATTCATGGGGCAAAGGATATAGAGGCTACATTCAAAAAGAACAGTGAGAAAGAGATGGCTTATAAACTCTCGCTTTACTACAGCTTTTATAAACAGGGAAATGTAACTCTTTCCTCAAGCGGAAAAGTTCTTAAAGAGTCTAAAAGAAATATGAACAAGTACTGTGATATAGAGGAGTTTTACTCTGATAGTAAAGACCTAGATTATCTAAAAACGGAAACAATAGGTTTGTTTTTCTTTCTTTTGAAGGAAAAATATTTAGAGAATGAAAGTTTTGAAATAAGTAATTTTAAAAAGATAATTATGGATTTTCTATCTGGAGTCAGTGTGAAAGATGAAGGGTACCATTACACAGGTCTTTACTTGAATTATCTAAAGGGTTTAAGAAACATCTGGAAAAAAGAGGAGAACATAAAAAGAGCTCTCCAAACTATAAAAAAAGTCTTGGATGAACTCCCTGATAATGGAATAGTGAGTGTGGAAAATATAGTAAAATACATAACATACAGGGATGAATTTATAGAAATAATAGATCCACAGGATGTATATGATTATGTATATATAAACGAAGCAAATTATGGGAGAACCAAAATAGTAAATTATGAAGGGTATCATAACTACGTGATAGTTCCTTTTGTGAAGTCAGTACTATTTATACTCTCTTCTCTAGGTGTTCTAGAGGCTCACTACGATCTGCCTTCTTCTAGTAACGGCCTCTATATGAAAAACGGATATCTTAGTAAGTATGATGGATTGAAATACGTAAAACTAACAGAACTTGGAAGATATGTCCTAGGAAGAATTGATGACTATGATTTTGGTGATGCCAAGGAAAAGGCGGAAATTCTACTAGATGATGATAGACTCATTATGAGTGTCATAGGTGAGGCTCCTGTAAAGATTATGTTTCTTGAAAAGGTAGCTAACAGAATAGGACCAAACAAATTTAAGTTTACAAGTGAGGCTTTTTTAAAGGGAATAGAAAATATAGGGGAACTAAAGGGAAGAATTAAAGAGTTCCATAAAAAAATATCCTATGAAATTCCAGAAATATGGAATGGATTTTTTGAAAGTCTTCTGAAAAAGGCTAACTCAATACAACAGGTCGAGAATATTGTAGTTTTGAAGTTGGAAAAAGATAAAGAACTTGTAAATCTTATGGGAAGAGATGAAGAGTTGAAAAAAATGATTCTGAAGGCTGAGGATTTTCACATACTTTTAAAAGAGGAAAACAGACAGCGAGTTTTAGAGATATTAAAAAGCCATGGATATTTTGTGGAGATATAAAATCGGGAAGATATTCATAAACAGGCCGCCAATTATAAGGCGGTCTTTGTTTTTTTATGTTTTTAATTTTTATGGGAGTTCTTTTTTGGGGTAACTATGTAGTGCAAAAAAAATATATATGATGTATAATCTAACTGAAAAATATAGGAGAGGATGCATATGAAGAACAATTTTGTACATCTGCATTTACATACTGAATACAGTCTCCTTGATGGAGTGGGGAAGATAGATGAGTACCTAGATAGGGCCAAAACACTTGGGATGAAGGCCATGGCTATCACTGATCACGGAAATATGTTTGGTGCCGTGGAGTTTTATAAAAAAGCACTGTCAAAGGGGATAAAACCCATTGTAGGGATGGAAGCTTATCTTTCAGAATTTGGCATGGAAGAAAAAAATGGGAGAAACTTTCACCTGATACTTCTGGCCAAGAATGAGGTTGGATATAAAAATCTAATGAAGCTCTCATCTGAGGCCTATCTCAGAGGGTTTTATTACAGACCTCGTATAGACAAGGAGATACTAAAGAACCACAGTGAAGGTCTAATAGCCCTTTCTGCATGCATGCAAGGTGAACTGTCTAAAAGAATATCAGACGGGGAAAGCAGTGGAAATTTAGGCAAGATAATAGAAGAATACATTGAAATTTTTGGTAGGGAGGATTTTTATGTAGAACTTCAATCTAACGGAATAGAAGAGCAGCAGAAGTTAAACGATGATCTCTATGAACTCGCCCAAATCCATAGTCTGAAGGTGGTGGCTACCAATGATACTCACTATGTGTATTATGGAGACCATGCTCTTCAGGATATTCTCATATGTGTTCAGACAGGGAGTAAACTTTCAGACGAAAAAAGAATGAAGATAGAAACAGATCAGCTTTTCCTTAAAAGCAGGGAGCAGATGCTAGAAGACCTCGGGAAATATGACGGGGCTGTAGATAATACGGTGGAGATAGCAGGTAAGTGTAACCTTGAGTTAGAATTTGGAGTTCTCAAATTCCCAGAATACAATATCCCGACCTGTGTCAGCAGTATAGGGGGATTTTTAAGAAAATTAGTCTATCAGGGATTGAAAAAAAGATATGAGAATACTCTTGAAAAAGACGTTGTAGAAAGAGTAGAGTACGAGCTAGATGTTATAAACAGGATGGAATATGCCGGCTACTTTGTTATAGTTTGGGATTTTATAGATTATGCAAAAAAGAACAGGATACCGGTGGGCCCTGGAAGAGGTTCTGCTGCCGGAAGTATGGTGGCCTATGCCCTAGGAATAACAGAACTTGATCCCATGAAATATAACCTTATCTTCGAAAGATTTTTGAATCCTGAAAGAATATCCATGCCAGACATAGATATAGATATATGTCAGGAAAGAAGGCAGGAAGTAATAGATTATGTTGGAGATAAATATGGAAGAGACAGGGTCGCTCAGATAATAACATTTGGAACAATGAAAGCCAGGGCCGCCATAAGGGATGTGGGGAGAGCCATGAATGTCTCCCTATCTAAGGTGGATAAAATAGCCAAACTAATTCCGGCCTTTTTTAGCCTTGATCATGCCCTTAAAGAAGTAGAGGAATTAAGAGCGATATATGAGACGGACAGTGAGTCTCAGGAGCTGATAGAATATTCTAAGAGGCTTGAAAATACAGTGAGACACGCCTCTATACATGCAGCTGGGGTAGTAATAACAAAAGATCCCCTTACAGAGGTTGTCCCTCTTTACAGTGACACCAAAACCAAAGTGGTGTCTACCCAGTACCAGATGAAAGAATTAGAGGAGTTAGGACTCCTCAAAATGGATTTTCTGGGGCTAAGGAATCTGACAATACTTCAGAGAACATTAGACTACATAAGAGAGGATACCCACGAAGAGATCGAGCTAAATGAAATACCTCTAGACACTGAAGGGGTATATAAACTCCTTCAGAAGGGTGACACTCTAGGGGTATTTCAGCTAGAATCCCACGGTATAAGAAAACTTCTTATGAAATTGAAACCTGACAGATTTGAGGATATAATCGCCGTACTTGCCCTTTACAGGCCGGGACCTCTAGGATCAGGAATGGTAGATGATTATATAGAGGTGAAAAACGGAAGGGCAGCAATAAGGTATCCCCACAAGTCCCTTGAAGATGTACTAAAAGAAACCTACGGAGTGATACTTTATCAGGAACAGGTAATGAAGATAGCAAACATAATGGCTGACTATACATTAGGAGAAGCGGACTTGCTGAGACGGGCCATGGGTAAAAAAAATATGGCTATAATGGAAGAAAACCGTAATAAATTTGTGGAGAGGGCTGTGAAAAAAGGCTACTCAGAGGATAAAGCCACAGAGATATTTGACCTTATTGATAAGTTTGCAGGCTACGGATTCAATAAGTCCCACTCGGCTGCCTATGCACTGGTTGCTTATTGGACGGCATATTTTAAAGTATGCTATCCAAAACATTACTATGCGGCCCTTATGACTTCTGAGAGAAATAATATAGAAAAGTTGGCTGTGTATGTGGAAGATGCCAAGGAACACGGTATAAAGGTTGCACTTCCTAACATAAACAGAATAAGCAGCAGGTTTATAGTTGATGGAGATTTTGTCAGATTTGGGATGTCTGCCATAAAAAATATAGGCGAAACTCTCATAGAAAGAATAAAGAGTGAACATACGAAAAACGGGGATTACACCACCTTTGAAAATTTTGTTACAAGAACCAAAAAAGAGGGTGTTAATAAAAAAGCCCTAGAAGCTCTCATACTCTCAGGGGCACTTGATTCCATCCCTGGAAACAGAAGGCAGAAGTACGAAAGTATGGAAAAAGCCTTAAATTATGCAACTAAGGTAATGAAAGAGGATGATATACAACAGATGAATCTTTTTGGAGAAGCTAGGGCAACTATTGAGAAATTTCAGATGCCATCTGTCGACGAATATAAGATGGAAAATCTTCTCACAGGAGAAAAGGAATTTCTCGGGTTTTATTTTACAGGACACCCACTTGATAAGTACCGTCAGATGTTAAAGGCATACAGACTTACAGAGATAAAAGATATAGTCAGTGATATGCCACTCCACATAAAAACCTATGGTATGGTAAGGAATCTAAAGAAAGTAATAACAAAAAAAAGCGGACAAGTGATGGGAGTTTTTGACTTAGAAGATTATTGTGGTAAAATAGGAGCAGTTGTCTTTCCTAGAGACTACCAAAAGATGGGACATTATCTGTTAGACGGTGCACCTTTGTATATAGAAGGGGTAGTCCAGACAGATCACTTTGGCGGCCACGAGGAAAAAAAGATAATAATAAGAGAGCTAAGACCCTTAGACGAAATAGGAGAGGTGGCTAGGTTCAAAGTTTACATCCTAATAAATCAAGAAGACAAGCCAAAACTTCCTGCCCTTAAGGCTATAATCTCAAAGCACCGAGGGGACCACAGAATATATTTGGCTCTTAGGGAAAAAGATGAAAAAAAGACGGTGGAACTGTCTGAAAAGTACCGTGTAACTCCCTCTAAATATTTTATAGGTGAGGTAGTAGAACTCTTAGGAATTGAAAATATAGTCATAAAGTAGTAAATGAGTTAAGATTACGTATGTAATAATTTCTTGAAACAGTATTTTATTTGTGATAAAATGAAACGTAAAACAGATATATAGGAGGCCCTTTTTTATGAAGCATGATATAAATAATGTAGAAGATTTAATGAAGATATTAAATAATACGAATCTTACGGAAATATCTTTTGAAAGTGAAGAACTAAAAGTAACTATTAAAAGACCAAAACTTGTTGCAGCAGCACCTCAGCAAGTTGAAGTACAAGAGAGTAATACCGAGGTAAAAGAAATCAAAAAAATTAAGGAAATAAAATCTTATAATGTGGGACAGTTTACTTATCACAGTAAGAACGGAAAGACCATGATAAAAGTGGGAGACAAGATAAAAGAGGGGCAGGAGATAGGTTATATCCATACCATCGGTGTAAACAGTCCGGTGACAAGTCCTTACTCTGGTACTGTAAAGGAGATACTTGTAGAGGAAGAAAGCCTAGCAGATTATGGAAAGAATCTGGTATTAGTAGAATTAGACTAATAAAAAGTTGATTTAGGAGGATAATGATGTTCAATAAGATTTTGATCGCCAATAGAGGA from uncultured Ilyobacter sp. includes these protein-coding regions:
- a CDS encoding DNA polymerase III subunit alpha — translated: MKNNFVHLHLHTEYSLLDGVGKIDEYLDRAKTLGMKAMAITDHGNMFGAVEFYKKALSKGIKPIVGMEAYLSEFGMEEKNGRNFHLILLAKNEVGYKNLMKLSSEAYLRGFYYRPRIDKEILKNHSEGLIALSACMQGELSKRISDGESSGNLGKIIEEYIEIFGREDFYVELQSNGIEEQQKLNDDLYELAQIHSLKVVATNDTHYVYYGDHALQDILICVQTGSKLSDEKRMKIETDQLFLKSREQMLEDLGKYDGAVDNTVEIAGKCNLELEFGVLKFPEYNIPTCVSSIGGFLRKLVYQGLKKRYENTLEKDVVERVEYELDVINRMEYAGYFVIVWDFIDYAKKNRIPVGPGRGSAAGSMVAYALGITELDPMKYNLIFERFLNPERISMPDIDIDICQERRQEVIDYVGDKYGRDRVAQIITFGTMKARAAIRDVGRAMNVSLSKVDKIAKLIPAFFSLDHALKEVEELRAIYETDSESQELIEYSKRLENTVRHASIHAAGVVITKDPLTEVVPLYSDTKTKVVSTQYQMKELEELGLLKMDFLGLRNLTILQRTLDYIREDTHEEIELNEIPLDTEGVYKLLQKGDTLGVFQLESHGIRKLLMKLKPDRFEDIIAVLALYRPGPLGSGMVDDYIEVKNGRAAIRYPHKSLEDVLKETYGVILYQEQVMKIANIMADYTLGEADLLRRAMGKKNMAIMEENRNKFVERAVKKGYSEDKATEIFDLIDKFAGYGFNKSHSAAYALVAYWTAYFKVCYPKHYYAALMTSERNNIEKLAVYVEDAKEHGIKVALPNINRISSRFIVDGDFVRFGMSAIKNIGETLIERIKSEHTKNGDYTTFENFVTRTKKEGVNKKALEALILSGALDSIPGNRRQKYESMEKALNYATKVMKEDDIQQMNLFGEARATIEKFQMPSVDEYKMENLLTGEKEFLGFYFTGHPLDKYRQMLKAYRLTEIKDIVSDMPLHIKTYGMVRNLKKVITKKSGQVMGVFDLEDYCGKIGAVVFPRDYQKMGHYLLDGAPLYIEGVVQTDHFGGHEEKKIIIRELRPLDEIGEVARFKVYILINQEDKPKLPALKAIISKHRGDHRIYLALREKDEKKTVELSEKYRVTPSKYFIGEVVELLGIENIVIK
- a CDS encoding biotin/lipoyl-containing protein codes for the protein MKHDINNVEDLMKILNNTNLTEISFESEELKVTIKRPKLVAAAPQQVEVQESNTEVKEIKKIKEIKSYNVGQFTYHSKNGKTMIKVGDKIKEGQEIGYIHTIGVNSPVTSPYSGTVKEILVEEESLADYGKNLVLVELD